In one window of Paenarthrobacter nicotinovorans DNA:
- a CDS encoding Fur family transcriptional regulator, translated as MPHGTNSATTGPAGPVTGGVKEQRVTKQRLAVSAALDELDDFVSTQELYRLMQNKGISVSLATAYRILQSLADDGLIDVLRNGEGEAVYRRCAVTGHHHHLLCRNCGKAVEVEAPAVETWAARTATEHGFTEVAHTVEIFGLCPECTAKKAAGKL; from the coding sequence ATGCCACACGGCACCAATTCCGCCACTACGGGCCCGGCCGGGCCGGTCACCGGCGGCGTCAAGGAGCAGCGCGTCACCAAGCAGCGCTTGGCCGTGAGTGCAGCGTTGGACGAATTGGATGACTTCGTCAGCACCCAGGAGCTGTACCGCCTGATGCAGAACAAGGGCATTTCGGTGTCCTTGGCTACCGCCTACCGCATTCTCCAGTCCCTGGCCGATGATGGCCTCATCGACGTCCTCCGAAATGGTGAGGGTGAGGCCGTCTACCGTCGTTGTGCCGTCACAGGCCACCACCACCACCTTCTGTGCCGGAACTGCGGCAAGGCCGTCGAGGTGGAGGCACCCGCCGTCGAGACCTGGGCAGCACGCACGGCTACTGAACACGGCTTCACCGAAGTAGCCCACACAGTGGAGATCTTTGGTCTGTGCCCCGAGTGCACCGCCAAAAAGGCCGCAGGAAAACTCTAG
- a CDS encoding metal ABC transporter permease produces MDLDTILQTIFNFENYGELLVLVQNSLWAGAVLGLLGGLVGTFVMKRDLAFAVHGISELSFAGAAFALLIGADIIFGSLIGSVAAAVLLGFMGVRARDKNSIIGVIMPFGLGLGILFLALYEGRAANKFGLLTGQIVSVDTVQLQALAGTAVVVMIALLAIWRPLSFASVDPEMAEARGVPVRGLAIGFMVLLGISVALSIQIVGALLVLALLITPAAAALRVTTSPKLVVVLSVAFALTATVGGILLALGSRIPISPYVTTLSFLIYVVCRIIGRVRSNRGLNGRVTRDQPAGAL; encoded by the coding sequence GTGGATCTGGACACCATTCTGCAGACCATCTTCAACTTCGAGAACTACGGCGAACTGCTGGTCCTCGTCCAGAACTCGCTCTGGGCCGGTGCCGTACTGGGACTCCTGGGCGGTCTGGTTGGGACGTTCGTGATGAAACGGGATTTGGCCTTCGCCGTCCACGGCATCTCCGAGCTCTCCTTTGCCGGGGCGGCCTTCGCGCTTCTGATCGGAGCCGATATCATCTTCGGTTCCCTGATCGGTTCGGTGGCGGCCGCCGTCCTGCTCGGCTTCATGGGTGTCAGGGCGCGGGACAAGAACTCAATCATCGGCGTCATCATGCCCTTTGGCTTGGGCCTGGGAATTCTGTTCCTGGCACTGTATGAAGGCCGGGCTGCCAACAAGTTCGGACTGCTGACCGGACAGATTGTCTCGGTGGATACCGTTCAGCTGCAGGCGTTGGCGGGAACCGCGGTGGTAGTGATGATCGCCTTGCTCGCCATCTGGCGTCCCCTGAGCTTTGCCAGCGTCGACCCGGAAATGGCTGAAGCCCGGGGTGTTCCCGTGCGCGGCCTGGCGATCGGCTTCATGGTGCTGCTGGGCATCAGTGTAGCCCTGTCCATCCAGATAGTCGGTGCGCTGCTTGTCCTCGCGCTGCTGATTACGCCGGCAGCGGCGGCGTTGCGTGTGACCACCTCACCCAAGCTGGTGGTGGTCCTGAGTGTAGCCTTCGCGTTGACGGCCACTGTGGGCGGCATTCTGCTGGCCCTCGGCAGCCGCATCCCCATCAGCCCGTATGTGACGACGTTGTCTTTCCTGATTTACGTGGTGTGCCGGATCATTGGCCGGGTGCGGAGCAACCGCGGCCTGAACGGCCGGGTCACGCGGGACCAGCCGGCCGGGGCTCTCTAG